Proteins co-encoded in one Conger conger chromosome 4, fConCon1.1, whole genome shotgun sequence genomic window:
- the si:dkeyp-117h8.4 gene encoding WAS/WASL-interacting protein family member 3: MDNHIKMYMKDNDNVFRNTLERIFEKYSRVDGSGVEVCLQSMTCRTEEGIRPWNGEEVERQMRSLKTIADSTGISARGQDTSGDIQLDETQTCCDDPSVSESQMERTSETASWESGPDGSAVQPEQQDEELERTLSSRGSLLDLYPSMLCKVGGAWRRQAVTEAANAVLRRYRRRGRPRPQIQALKLRPQRQGLQAGGAGQGAGPVVTDSGSLSRTFTVSRASPRSSPQNTLQPHHQPSRPAYQERSFPSRLTSLPHRPPPLYSSPSPMPHRPPPPYSSPSSMPHKTHPPYSSPSLMPHKPHPPYSSPSPLPQRPPLPVASPSQWERGPSQAPPPCSEQCLRRRSFSGFPAFRAFPASRSQVDEQFEELYQRYVCQPKPGWSLPSLSSPLPRALAALALSPLSPRVRKRGRAPEPNTPKPKRFREGSPSPSPQSWPHYHRTTAPMSPCRPAGAAHKTTAPMSPVSPGHSHSNQLGGAFRKDPCSHSPQRHTGAAWSSRAQSEGKFPVRSSISWPRGFSPSSSRRRLLYGLPVTKGATAW; the protein is encoded by the exons ATGGATAATCATATCAAAATGTATATGAAAGACAACGACAATGTTTTCAGGAATACGTTGGAGCGAATTTTTGAAAAG TACTCCAGAGTTGATGGCTCAGGTGTGGAAGTGTGTTTGCAGTCCATGACTTGCCGTACGGAAGAAG GAATCCGACCTTGGAATGGAGAAGAGGTTGAAAGACAGATGAGGTCGCTGAAG ACCATTGCAGATTCCACAGGAATTTCCGCCCGAG GACAAGACACCAGTGGAGATATTCAA CTGGACGAGACCCAGACCTGCTGCGATGACCCTTCTGTTTCTGAATCCCAGATGGAGAGAACCTCTGAAACCGCTTCCT GGGAGTCTGGCCCAGACGGGAGTGCAGTGCAGCCGGAGCAGCAGGACGAGGAGCTGGAGCGCACGCTGAGCAGCCGGGGCAGCCTCCTGGAcctgtatcccagcatgctctgcaaggtgggcggggcctggcGCAGGCAGGCTGTGACAGAGGCAGCCAATGCTGTGCTGCGCAGATATCGCAGACGAGGCAGACCACGCCCCCAGATCCAGGCCCTCAAACTCCGCCCCCAGAGGCAGGGTCTGCAGGCaggaggggcggggcagggggcaggtCCCGTGGTGACGGACAGTGGCTCTCTCTCGCGCACCTTCACGGTGAGCAGGGCTTCACCCAGATCCTCCCCCCAGAACACCCTGCAGCCACACCACCAGCCTTCCCGGCCAGCCTATCAGGAGCGGAGCTTTCCCTCACGGCTCACTTCCTTGCCCCACAGGCCACCTCCCCTTTACAGTAGCCCCTCCCCCATGCCCCACAGGCCACCTCCCCCTTACAGTAGCCCCTCCTCCATGCCCCACAAGACACATCCCCCTTACAGTAGCCCCTCCCTCATGCCCCACAAGCCACATCCCCCTTACAGTAGCCCCTCCCCCTTGCCCCAGAGGCCGCCTCTCCCTGTCGCTAGCCCCTCCCAGTGGGAGAGGGGCCCCAGTCAGGCTCCGCCCCCCTGCAGTGAGCAGTGTCTGCGCCGGCGGTCCTTCTCGGGATTCCCGGCGTTCCGGGCGTTCCCGGCCTCACGCTCCCAGGTGGATGAGCAGTTTGAGGAGCTGTACCAGCGCTATGTGTGCCAGCCCAAACCTGGCTGGTCTCTCCCGAGCCTCTCCTCCCCGCTCCCCCGTGCCCTGGCTGCTCTcgccctgtcccctctctcccctcggGTTCGCAAGCGGGGCCGGGCGCCAGAGCCCAACACCCCCAAGCCCAAGCGCTTTCGGGAGGggagcccctccccctcgccgCAGAGCTGGCCTCACTACCACAGGACTACAGCTCCCATGAGCCCCTGCAGGCCTGCGGGAGCTGCCCACAAAACTACAGCTCCCATGAGCCCTGTCTCCCCTGGACACTCCCACAGCAACCAGTTGGGTGGAGCCTTCCGGAAAGACCCGTGTTCCCACAGTCCGCAG AGACACACGGGTGCGGCCTGGTCCAGCCGGGCTCAATCTGAGG GAAAGTTTCCTGTAAGATCCAGTATCTCCTGGCCAAGGGGATTTTCACCAAG ttCATCTCGAAGGCGGCTTCTGTACGGTCTACCAGTGACCAAGGGAGCCACAGCCTGGTGA
- the aasdh gene encoding beta-alanine-activating enzyme isoform X2: MRCGTKRSDTGKHLIQRFHTAFSPHLPVEVCAVWHSQGLTLVKVQPNNERQTERQDEGRSQTEWQDEGRSQTERQDEGRSQTEWQDEGRSQTERQDEGRSQTERQDEGSSVRCKKDLQGQQGERPWLSPASLGSLAYVLHTSGTTGLPKTVRVPHHCIVPNILHLRSLFQVTAEDVVFMASPLTFDPSVVEMFLSLSSGACLLIVPTVIKKVPDRLVQVLFKRHRITVLQATPTLLGRFGGRALRRVVLSAASPLRVLALGGEACPPLSVLRSWRGEGNSTQFFNLYGTTEVSCWATCHQLHLDNLSGEAVPLGSALMGTAVEVRDEDGQVVTQGEGQLFIGGRDRVCFLGDEVAVAQGTMRSTGDWVEVKDAHLYYLGRRDRLVKRHGQRLHLDGLQQVLQSLPQVEVCAVALWEGQSLVAFVVPSSSESPAPSTGELQRGILGELSQLLPSYNIPESIILLPGLPLTSHGKVNMAALLQVYEKQRAVPMSHDALGDRDTLTDHLQRLWREALSLSDDALVAMDSHFLLSGGDSLRSLRLCDDIIASVGGAQPGLLEVILSRSFADLLSHVATAMLPQAKRKPQDPLPPTHTKRKQPDSLSPPNEKSFKQPDSLSPPSEKSFKQPDSLSPPSEKSFNQPDSLSPSCKKRLKQQDGLSPPCQNRLVRWTVVRRGGEVRELLSQEHNPPLNTANERADHTHSHTAGPNERADHPHSHTARPNERADHPHSHTAGPNERADHPHSHTARPNERADHPHSHTARPNERADHPHSHTAGPNERADHPHSHTAGPNERADHPHSHTAGPNERADHTHSHTAGPNERADHTHSHTAGPNERADHTHSHTAGPNERADHTHSHTAGPNERADHTHSHTAGPNERADHTHSHTAGPNERADHTHSHTAGPNERADHTHSHTAGPNERADHTHSHTAGPNERADHTHSHTAGPNERADHTHSHTAGPNERADHTHSHTAGPNERADHTHSHTAGPNERAADGRPGGATLAMRVRWRSDTGRCVDASPVLLVSQWGGGVAYVGSHSHRLQAVALAGGQLLWERVLGGRLEAAAAITRCGSLIAIGCYDWQVYFLSRETGQTCWVFGTRDVVKSSPAVDMLTGLVLVGSHDGHIYALDPEAQRCVWSRSCGGGAIFSSPCLHPSLRQLYVATLRGELLCLNPESGALLWKHSSAAPFFSSPCCSGTTLCIGSVDHNIHGFSHRGDLLWRFPTDGPVFSSPCGMPASLANQNVFCGSHDGSVYCLRLCDGALVWRFRAGAKVYSSPFLFHSEGGALVAVATTDGKLWILGAEDGTPRASLSLPGEIFSSPVLWERILVVGCRNDFVYGIELTSS; this comes from the exons ATGCGTTGTGGTACAAAGCGATCTGATACAGGTAAACATCTGATACAG AGATTCCACACAGCCTTTTCCCCACACCTGCCTGTCGAAGTGTGTGCGGTGTGGCACAGTCAGGGACTCACGCTGGTGAAGGTACAGCCCAAcaatgagagacagacagagcggCAGGACGAGGGGAGATCTCAGACAGAGTGGCAGGACGAGGGGAGATCTCAGACAGAGCGGCAGGACGAGGGGAGATCTCAGACAGAGTGGCAGGACGAGGGGAGATCTCAGACAGAGCGGCAGGACGAGGGGAGATCTCAGACAGAGCGGCAGGACGAGGGGAGCTCTGTGAGGTGTAAGAAGGACCTACAGGGGCAGCAGGGTGAGAGGCCCTGGCTCAGCCCAGCCAGTCTGGGTTCGCTGGCCTACGTGCTGCACACCTCTGGAACCACCGGCCTGCCCAAGACCGTTCGAGTGCCACACCACTGCATTGTGCCCAACATCCTGCACCTCAG ATCTCTGTTCCAGGTGACTGCAGAGGATGTCGTGTTTATGGCATCTCCTCTGACCTTCGACCCCTCTGTCGTGGAGATGTTTTTGTCTCTGTCATCAGGGGCGTGTCTTCTGATTGTTCCCACGGTGATCAAAAAGGTCCCTGATAGGCTGGTTCAGGTTCTGTTCAAACGCCACAGGATAACGGTTTTACAG GCCACACCCACTCTTCTGGGGCGCTTTGGGGGACGTGCACTGCGGAGGGTGGTGCTGAGTGCTGCCTCCCCCCTGCGGGTCCTGGCCCTGGGGGGCGAGGCCTGCCCCCCCCTGTCTGTGCTGCGGAGCTGGAGGGGCGAGGGGAACTCCACCCAATTCTTTAACCTGTACGGCACCACAGAGGTCTCCTGCTGGGCAACCTGCCACCAACTTCACTTGGACAACCT CAGTGGGGAGGCCGTGCCACTGGGGTCGGCGCTGATGGGCACTGCGGTGGAAGTGCGAGATGAAGACGGCCAGGTGGTCACGCAGGGGGAGGGCCAGCTGTTCATAG GGGGGCGGGACCGGGTGTGTTTCCTTGGGGACGAGGTTGCCGTGGCGCAGGGGACCATGCGGAGCACAGGTGACTGGGTGGAGGTGAAGGATGCGCACCTGTATTACCTGGGGCGCAGGGACCGGCTGGTGAAACGGCATGGGCAGCGGCTGCACCTGGACGGGCTGCAGCAG GTGCTGCAGTCTCTGCcgcaggtggaggtgtgtgctGTGGCTCTCTGGGAGGGGCAGAGTCTGGTTGCCTTTGTGGTGCCCTCCTCTTCTGAAAGCCCCGCCCCTTCCACTGGAGAGCTACAGAGGGGGATCTTGGGAGAGCTGTCCCAGCTTCTGCCCTCCTACAATATCCCAGAATCCATCATACTGCTCCCAGGCCTCCCGCTCACCTCCCACG GGAAGGTGAACATGGCTGCCCTACTGCAAGTGTATGAGAAGCAGAGAGCTGTGCCGATGTCCCATGATGCCCTGGGAGACAGGGACACCCTGACGGACCACCTGCAGAGGCTCTGGAGG GAGGCGCTGTCCCTGAGTGATGATGCGTTGGTCGCTATGGATTCTCATTTCCTGTTGAGCGGAGGAGACTCGCTCcgctctctgcgtctctgtgatGACATCATTGCCTCTGTGGGCGGGGCTCAGCCGGGCCTGTTGGAGGTCATCCTCAGCCGCTCATTTGCTGACCTGCTGAGTCACGTCGCCACGGCAATGCTTCCACAGGCAAAGAGAAAACCACAGGATCCTCTCCCGCCAACGCACACCAAGAGAAAACAACCAGACAGTCTCTCTCCACCAAATGAGAAGAGCTTTAAACAACCAGACAGTCTCTCTCCACCAAGTGAGAAGAGCTTTAAACAACCAGACAGTCTCTCTCCACCAAGTGAGAAGAGCTTTAATCAACCAGACAGTCTCTCTCCATCATGCAAGAAGAGGCTTAAACAGCAGGATGGTCTCTCTCCACCATGTCAGAACAGGCTGGTTAGATGGACAGtggtgaggagaggaggagaggtcagAGAGCTTCTCTCCCAGGAACACAACCCGCCACTCaacacagccaatgagagagcagaccacacccactcacacactgcagggcccAATGAGAGAGCAGAccacccccactcacacactgcaaggCCCAATGAGAGAGCAGAccacccccactcacacactgcagggcccAATGAGAGAGCAGAccacccccactcacacactgcaaggCCCAATGAGAGAGCAGAccacccccactcacacactgcaaggCCCAATGAGAGAGCAGAccacccccactcacacactgcagggcccAATGAGAGAGCAGAccacccccactcacacactgcagggcccAATGAGAGAGCAGAccacccccactcacacactgcagggcccAATGAGAGAGcagaccacacccactcacacactgcagggcccAATGAGAGAGcagaccacacccactcacacactgcagggcccAATGAGAGAGcagaccacacccactcacacactgcagggcccAATGAGAGAGcagaccacacccactcacacactgcagggcccAATGAGAGAGcagaccacacccactcacacactgcagggcccAATGAGAGAGcagaccacacccactcacacactgcagggcccAATGAGAGAGcagaccacacccactcacacactgcagggcccAATGAGAGAGcagaccacacccactcacacactgcagggcccAATGAGAGAGcagaccacacccactcacacactgcagggcccAATGAGAGAGcagaccacacccactcacacactgcagggcccAATGAGAGAGcagaccacacccactcacacactgcagggcccAATGAGAGAGcagaccacacccactcacacactgcagggcccAATGAGAGAGcagaccacacccactcacacactgcagggcccAATGAGAGAGCAGCTGATGGCAGGCCGGGCGGGGCTACGCTGGCGATGCGTGTGCGATGGCGGTCGGACACGGGCAGGTGTGTGGATGCCTCTCCTGTGCTGTTGGTGAGCCAGTGGGGAGGGGGCGTGGCCTACGTGGGCTCCCACTCCCACAGACTGCAGGCTGTGGCCCTGGCGGGGGGGCAGCTGCTCTGGGAACGGGTCCTGGGGGGCCGGCTGGAGGCTGCCGCTGCCATTACGCGCTGTGGATCCCTCATCGCCATTG GGTGCTATGACTGGCAGGTGTATTTCCTCTCCCGGGAGACGGGGCAGACGTGCTGGGTGTTTGGGACCAGAGACGTGGTGAAGAGCAGCCCAGCAGTCGACATGCTGACCGGTCTGGTCCTGGTGGGGTCACACGACGGACACATTTACGCCCTGGacccagag gccCAGCGCTGTGTGTGGAGTCGGTCCTGCGGGGGCGGGGCCATATTCTCCTCCCCCTGCCTGCACCCGTCTCTCCGGCAGCTCTACGTGGCTACACTGAGAGGAGAGCTGCTCTGCCTCAACCCC GAGAGTGGCGCCCTCCTGTGGAAACACTCCAGCGCTGCACCCTTCTTCTCCTCTCCGTGCTGCTCTGGGACCACCCTGTGCATTGGCTCTGTGGACCATAACATACACGGCTTCAGCCACAGAGGAGATCTG TTGTGGCGGTTTCCTACTGACGGGCCAGTCTTCTCATCTCCTTGTGGCATGCCTGcctctctggccaatcagaatgtgTTCTGTGGGTCACATGACGGAAGCGTGTACTGCCTGAGGCTGTGCGATGGTGCCCTGGTGTGGCGGTTTCGGGCGGGGGCCAAGGTGTACTCTTCTCCCTTCCTGTTCCACAGCGAGGGCGGGGCCCTGGTCGCCGTGGCAACTACTGATGGAAAGCTGTGGATTCTGGGAGCAGAGGACGGGACGCCCCGggcctctctgtccctcccggGGGAGATCTTCTCCTCTCCAGTTCTGTGGGAGCGCATCCTAGTGGTGGGATGCCGCAATGACTTTGTGTACGGCATTGAACTGACCTCTTCCTAA
- the aasdh gene encoding beta-alanine-activating enzyme isoform X1: MDRSDKTLYEMVQKAASLHSTRIAVSFDSCTETGTTSRTYNELLSLANELSSRLKEHSHQSGLICGLYCHPGINLPNWILGILQLPAAYAPLDPDSPPYLCVRLMERCRLRCVVVQSDLIQRFHTAFSPHLPVEVCAVWHSQGLTLVKVQPNNERQTERQDEGRSQTEWQDEGRSQTERQDEGRSQTEWQDEGRSQTERQDEGRSQTERQDEGSSVRCKKDLQGQQGERPWLSPASLGSLAYVLHTSGTTGLPKTVRVPHHCIVPNILHLRSLFQVTAEDVVFMASPLTFDPSVVEMFLSLSSGACLLIVPTVIKKVPDRLVQVLFKRHRITVLQATPTLLGRFGGRALRRVVLSAASPLRVLALGGEACPPLSVLRSWRGEGNSTQFFNLYGTTEVSCWATCHQLHLDNLSGEAVPLGSALMGTAVEVRDEDGQVVTQGEGQLFIGGRDRVCFLGDEVAVAQGTMRSTGDWVEVKDAHLYYLGRRDRLVKRHGQRLHLDGLQQVLQSLPQVEVCAVALWEGQSLVAFVVPSSSESPAPSTGELQRGILGELSQLLPSYNIPESIILLPGLPLTSHGKVNMAALLQVYEKQRAVPMSHDALGDRDTLTDHLQRLWREALSLSDDALVAMDSHFLLSGGDSLRSLRLCDDIIASVGGAQPGLLEVILSRSFADLLSHVATAMLPQAKRKPQDPLPPTHTKRKQPDSLSPPNEKSFKQPDSLSPPSEKSFKQPDSLSPPSEKSFNQPDSLSPSCKKRLKQQDGLSPPCQNRLVRWTVVRRGGEVRELLSQEHNPPLNTANERADHTHSHTAGPNERADHPHSHTARPNERADHPHSHTAGPNERADHPHSHTARPNERADHPHSHTARPNERADHPHSHTAGPNERADHPHSHTAGPNERADHPHSHTAGPNERADHTHSHTAGPNERADHTHSHTAGPNERADHTHSHTAGPNERADHTHSHTAGPNERADHTHSHTAGPNERADHTHSHTAGPNERADHTHSHTAGPNERADHTHSHTAGPNERADHTHSHTAGPNERADHTHSHTAGPNERADHTHSHTAGPNERADHTHSHTAGPNERADHTHSHTAGPNERAADGRPGGATLAMRVRWRSDTGRCVDASPVLLVSQWGGGVAYVGSHSHRLQAVALAGGQLLWERVLGGRLEAAAAITRCGSLIAIGCYDWQVYFLSRETGQTCWVFGTRDVVKSSPAVDMLTGLVLVGSHDGHIYALDPEAQRCVWSRSCGGGAIFSSPCLHPSLRQLYVATLRGELLCLNPESGALLWKHSSAAPFFSSPCCSGTTLCIGSVDHNIHGFSHRGDLLWRFPTDGPVFSSPCGMPASLANQNVFCGSHDGSVYCLRLCDGALVWRFRAGAKVYSSPFLFHSEGGALVAVATTDGKLWILGAEDGTPRASLSLPGEIFSSPVLWERILVVGCRNDFVYGIELTSS, from the exons ATGGACAGGAGTGATAAAACGTTGTATGAAATGGTTCAGAAGGCGGCATCTCTGCACAGTACTAGAATCGCTGTCAGTTTTGACAGCTGCACCGAAACGGGAACCACATCGCGTACGTACAACGAGCTTCTTTCATTAGCGAATGAATTAAGCAGTCGACTGAAGGAGCACAGCCACCAAAGCGGGCTGATATGTGGCTTATACTGTCACCCAGGAATCAACCTTCCGAACTGGATTCTAGG AATCTTACAGCTCCCAGCCGCCTATGCTCCCCTGGATCCAGACTCGCCCCCGTATCTGTGCGTCCGGCTGATGGAGCGGTGTCGGCTGAGATGCGTTGTGGTACAAAGCGATCTGATACAG AGATTCCACACAGCCTTTTCCCCACACCTGCCTGTCGAAGTGTGTGCGGTGTGGCACAGTCAGGGACTCACGCTGGTGAAGGTACAGCCCAAcaatgagagacagacagagcggCAGGACGAGGGGAGATCTCAGACAGAGTGGCAGGACGAGGGGAGATCTCAGACAGAGCGGCAGGACGAGGGGAGATCTCAGACAGAGTGGCAGGACGAGGGGAGATCTCAGACAGAGCGGCAGGACGAGGGGAGATCTCAGACAGAGCGGCAGGACGAGGGGAGCTCTGTGAGGTGTAAGAAGGACCTACAGGGGCAGCAGGGTGAGAGGCCCTGGCTCAGCCCAGCCAGTCTGGGTTCGCTGGCCTACGTGCTGCACACCTCTGGAACCACCGGCCTGCCCAAGACCGTTCGAGTGCCACACCACTGCATTGTGCCCAACATCCTGCACCTCAG ATCTCTGTTCCAGGTGACTGCAGAGGATGTCGTGTTTATGGCATCTCCTCTGACCTTCGACCCCTCTGTCGTGGAGATGTTTTTGTCTCTGTCATCAGGGGCGTGTCTTCTGATTGTTCCCACGGTGATCAAAAAGGTCCCTGATAGGCTGGTTCAGGTTCTGTTCAAACGCCACAGGATAACGGTTTTACAG GCCACACCCACTCTTCTGGGGCGCTTTGGGGGACGTGCACTGCGGAGGGTGGTGCTGAGTGCTGCCTCCCCCCTGCGGGTCCTGGCCCTGGGGGGCGAGGCCTGCCCCCCCCTGTCTGTGCTGCGGAGCTGGAGGGGCGAGGGGAACTCCACCCAATTCTTTAACCTGTACGGCACCACAGAGGTCTCCTGCTGGGCAACCTGCCACCAACTTCACTTGGACAACCT CAGTGGGGAGGCCGTGCCACTGGGGTCGGCGCTGATGGGCACTGCGGTGGAAGTGCGAGATGAAGACGGCCAGGTGGTCACGCAGGGGGAGGGCCAGCTGTTCATAG GGGGGCGGGACCGGGTGTGTTTCCTTGGGGACGAGGTTGCCGTGGCGCAGGGGACCATGCGGAGCACAGGTGACTGGGTGGAGGTGAAGGATGCGCACCTGTATTACCTGGGGCGCAGGGACCGGCTGGTGAAACGGCATGGGCAGCGGCTGCACCTGGACGGGCTGCAGCAG GTGCTGCAGTCTCTGCcgcaggtggaggtgtgtgctGTGGCTCTCTGGGAGGGGCAGAGTCTGGTTGCCTTTGTGGTGCCCTCCTCTTCTGAAAGCCCCGCCCCTTCCACTGGAGAGCTACAGAGGGGGATCTTGGGAGAGCTGTCCCAGCTTCTGCCCTCCTACAATATCCCAGAATCCATCATACTGCTCCCAGGCCTCCCGCTCACCTCCCACG GGAAGGTGAACATGGCTGCCCTACTGCAAGTGTATGAGAAGCAGAGAGCTGTGCCGATGTCCCATGATGCCCTGGGAGACAGGGACACCCTGACGGACCACCTGCAGAGGCTCTGGAGG GAGGCGCTGTCCCTGAGTGATGATGCGTTGGTCGCTATGGATTCTCATTTCCTGTTGAGCGGAGGAGACTCGCTCcgctctctgcgtctctgtgatGACATCATTGCCTCTGTGGGCGGGGCTCAGCCGGGCCTGTTGGAGGTCATCCTCAGCCGCTCATTTGCTGACCTGCTGAGTCACGTCGCCACGGCAATGCTTCCACAGGCAAAGAGAAAACCACAGGATCCTCTCCCGCCAACGCACACCAAGAGAAAACAACCAGACAGTCTCTCTCCACCAAATGAGAAGAGCTTTAAACAACCAGACAGTCTCTCTCCACCAAGTGAGAAGAGCTTTAAACAACCAGACAGTCTCTCTCCACCAAGTGAGAAGAGCTTTAATCAACCAGACAGTCTCTCTCCATCATGCAAGAAGAGGCTTAAACAGCAGGATGGTCTCTCTCCACCATGTCAGAACAGGCTGGTTAGATGGACAGtggtgaggagaggaggagaggtcagAGAGCTTCTCTCCCAGGAACACAACCCGCCACTCaacacagccaatgagagagcagaccacacccactcacacactgcagggcccAATGAGAGAGCAGAccacccccactcacacactgcaaggCCCAATGAGAGAGCAGAccacccccactcacacactgcagggcccAATGAGAGAGCAGAccacccccactcacacactgcaaggCCCAATGAGAGAGCAGAccacccccactcacacactgcaaggCCCAATGAGAGAGCAGAccacccccactcacacactgcagggcccAATGAGAGAGCAGAccacccccactcacacactgcagggcccAATGAGAGAGCAGAccacccccactcacacactgcagggcccAATGAGAGAGcagaccacacccactcacacactgcagggcccAATGAGAGAGcagaccacacccactcacacactgcagggcccAATGAGAGAGcagaccacacccactcacacactgcagggcccAATGAGAGAGcagaccacacccactcacacactgcagggcccAATGAGAGAGcagaccacacccactcacacactgcagggcccAATGAGAGAGcagaccacacccactcacacactgcagggcccAATGAGAGAGcagaccacacccactcacacactgcagggcccAATGAGAGAGcagaccacacccactcacacactgcagggcccAATGAGAGAGcagaccacacccactcacacactgcagggcccAATGAGAGAGcagaccacacccactcacacactgcagggcccAATGAGAGAGcagaccacacccactcacacactgcagggcccAATGAGAGAGcagaccacacccactcacacactgcagggcccAATGAGAGAGcagaccacacccactcacacactgcagggcccAATGAGAGAGCAGCTGATGGCAGGCCGGGCGGGGCTACGCTGGCGATGCGTGTGCGATGGCGGTCGGACACGGGCAGGTGTGTGGATGCCTCTCCTGTGCTGTTGGTGAGCCAGTGGGGAGGGGGCGTGGCCTACGTGGGCTCCCACTCCCACAGACTGCAGGCTGTGGCCCTGGCGGGGGGGCAGCTGCTCTGGGAACGGGTCCTGGGGGGCCGGCTGGAGGCTGCCGCTGCCATTACGCGCTGTGGATCCCTCATCGCCATTG GGTGCTATGACTGGCAGGTGTATTTCCTCTCCCGGGAGACGGGGCAGACGTGCTGGGTGTTTGGGACCAGAGACGTGGTGAAGAGCAGCCCAGCAGTCGACATGCTGACCGGTCTGGTCCTGGTGGGGTCACACGACGGACACATTTACGCCCTGGacccagag gccCAGCGCTGTGTGTGGAGTCGGTCCTGCGGGGGCGGGGCCATATTCTCCTCCCCCTGCCTGCACCCGTCTCTCCGGCAGCTCTACGTGGCTACACTGAGAGGAGAGCTGCTCTGCCTCAACCCC GAGAGTGGCGCCCTCCTGTGGAAACACTCCAGCGCTGCACCCTTCTTCTCCTCTCCGTGCTGCTCTGGGACCACCCTGTGCATTGGCTCTGTGGACCATAACATACACGGCTTCAGCCACAGAGGAGATCTG TTGTGGCGGTTTCCTACTGACGGGCCAGTCTTCTCATCTCCTTGTGGCATGCCTGcctctctggccaatcagaatgtgTTCTGTGGGTCACATGACGGAAGCGTGTACTGCCTGAGGCTGTGCGATGGTGCCCTGGTGTGGCGGTTTCGGGCGGGGGCCAAGGTGTACTCTTCTCCCTTCCTGTTCCACAGCGAGGGCGGGGCCCTGGTCGCCGTGGCAACTACTGATGGAAAGCTGTGGATTCTGGGAGCAGAGGACGGGACGCCCCGggcctctctgtccctcccggGGGAGATCTTCTCCTCTCCAGTTCTGTGGGAGCGCATCCTAGTGGTGGGATGCCGCAATGACTTTGTGTACGGCATTGAACTGACCTCTTCCTAA